One stretch of Toxoplasma gondii ME49 chromosome XI, whole genome shotgun sequence DNA includes these proteins:
- a CDS encoding small GTPase Rab2, putative (encoded by transcript TGME49_312050), protein MSPYQYLFKYIIIGDTGVGKSCLLLQFTDKRFRTDHDLTIGVEFGARLVSIAGRQVKLQIWDTAGQESFRSITRSYYRGAAGALLVYDITRRDTFLHLTRWLDEVRQNSNPHMTIMLIGNKSDLERREVSFDEGAAFARQHGLIFLETSAKTAQNVDEAFILTARKIYENIQRGIYDLSNEAHGIKCGPVNAYGSRQGSEQPRSLAEQRSASCC, encoded by the exons ATGTCGCCGTACCAGTATCTCTTCAAGTATATCATCATCGGAGACACAG gcgTCGGAAAgagctgtctgcttctccagttcACAGACAAGAGGTTTCGCACCGACCATGACCTGACCATCGGCGTCGAGTTCGGTGCTCGGCTCGTCTCCATCGCAGGCCGCCAAGTGAAGCTGCAAATCTGGGATAC CGCAGGACAAGAGTCCTTCAGATCCATCACGCGCTCCTACTACCGCGGTGCTGCTGGAGCGCTTCTCGTCTACGACATCACCAG GCGCGACACTTTCCTTCACCTGACTCGGTGGCTGGATGAAGTGCGACAGAATTCAAACCCACACATGACGATCATGTTGATCGGCAACAAGAGCGACCTCGAGCGCCGAGAGGTCAGCTTCGACGAag gtgCGGCTTTTGCGCGCCAGCACGGATTGATTTTTTTGGAGACGTCGGCGAAGACAGCTCAGAATGTCGATGAG GCCTTCATTTTGACTGCGCGGAAGATCTACGAAAATATTCAGCGGGGTATCTACGACCTCAGCAACGAGGCTCACGGAATCAAATGCGGTCCCGTCAACGCGTACGGCAGTCGTCAAGGCTCAG AGCAACCGCGTAGCCTGGCAGAGCAGCGGTCTGCAAGTTGCTGCTAA
- a CDS encoding GRAM domain-containing protein (encoded by transcript TGME49_311920~Predicted trans-membrane domain (TMHMM2.0):2444-2463:2469-2492:2501-2520), whose product MASSVTSVPPSSASSSSPSAPCSPCSSPLRSGAQSSSTICVESEKPLDPLLQLLEEQRGATKALERFCQDVVAAENDLMHALSKAKGLAADSCAPACLSPADARKHLQELLLLHGSQKQGGFAACSLSPPSPSSSPSLAASWTHTWEGSATAREEDGEAHPEGGKEEQERGQAVEAVVSPDSVASDVKPENADPTDGRGQDSPQGERKNSPSPTHAPSSLTLRPELTPSAESLPKRPHLELSAGSSPSTAPASAALPPSPSVSALESPFLGFSSSPSPSVLSCSPVSFGASPATLGPVASPLRACLAGPASASEAVSSLQETYGPCEEVVSLVGRSLFFFVCEHLQHHAELRASFAALAKAAAHQQTFVHSEKSRLDQLLPKLTSSFRLARERKTRAFSRYEKAVTEAEAAVVSRERLKTQNLNSVCSSGAASASGAPPFWALSASQTPGAGAPCGTGQAPGRGGGAGAPPGIEALGSSLLAAPRPDAGKSQREKSGPGAVSLLLPQLQRQNQRADQLFQVYVQSRREYGAASVAAAKAATSLQAVVAHLWAEEQEFLEREFLRKQKATLVGVFRTLARFVDCEEKAERALESGLAEAQKALLPAVTRCLVGDSDATRFASRIFVIGDARQQEGEREEGRGPEGPACEREARIAEHSHGGGWEGREGRDVDNAAREVEKKGEWHAGKLEGKNASACGEEGTGEVAVDEAPACGTPRREQEEETRGTETRKKTGDSDGARPETERCRSDERTAGAELSSVLADARDLCGRLRASNRRLQSMRSLVRLLIQSLCTYQKALLAAASSLGSFSAPVSAGPDASLAASVSTGPGVSAGVGPSRGAEPLLMAGCCWQLLQACVGEVSEVCDTLRTCAGEYLLRLLDESVSQQQSTIRKLASAEGDMLRLLTASRAAKLETLNKLAKVKAVPGSAAPPEEAGRHSRRRMDSESPPCSFAVSRTSPAAPEAPSSSNTVSPFAACGNAAGGEVVLGGEGGVAVHAPQSEALSAASADASSSLELLQALSERSADQEVIAAGRVKKLMKTVVAGEAQRSSLLLLQAKAVHQASIEAVSVAAAECRAASQLAERAHERQAFVRWLAEVFPVAERSVLRGLEGRRNSNRRAARRAERRSSASREEDDVKAKASGVCRLRSPRELRGDCKRAQLPNTALDASLDGERTTDRDTGTLERNKQAVASEAETREEEAVEETLAETAGARREGEETPAAESLDSKGKSALNSYASLSLQTAPSTTSLAEQRPAASEVPLSAAEVAGRKELRADGLYSEKQETERQENEQAPASPASPGASSFGTEQPSVELVSSSSLYLSSGPSSPGRVRREVRPGACRRGSRSLSEESFAFSPPSSLPESPASSLRRVRTRGEFPGSFPGDEKKKQRHKERERETRRPNELERPPTVLVAAAERMKRVEQAALWWREVVRLSSPPSPISSLSPAVSGSAGSSERGRLISCVKGKEVCEREGAGKCEKMKTAEEYEKELPVSAVMALEEGTVKLKCAAVCDFDGSEFDALTASSFSSVVRRDEGSSRFFFRRGDILRVTVPVGSLWEGLDPRGVAGVFPASCVFVPADSVWATRPAMQDKERGSLERLVLDFFSASRSSSSSSASPLFHPASAGIQDSSPRRTSKEDDPDDGEGLAVSASERQAAALPGPSDTPRPCGSTKSEEPACEPAEEAVEPRRLPSTRVAPLCFAPTRRIQPHRKRHEIRNESDSGRDVSPPDSQRAEGQGENPENGEEGETKAQGEGEEAREELETQEEMESERKTEEDGEDAGEDGQVRMHFRKGYSEGDATYIEQEKRLRATPLPGLASGEEGEDRELTGPGGSRQISRAESAVSFWYREGVDGRPTGDSTAAAAAAVAASLSSYDRLQQEEFRQRFGIAEFVLQSYSCALSRRILLQGRLYVTQNTLAFFSFFNETTIFGLETVLVIKMQDIVAVRKKVNAFFFDNSIEIELTDDRRHFFATFINRDKAFDFILALWEIHKRMVEHGSRRMLDSPLYEEERPEENASEQSPASEKQSQQSRRRRFVAVKADAAAPFPSDSAAADRLILEVKEALEKRAKRERGAEDESCQVRENQCNGVSDQEEAGAPEEKADCPSSHLRTVVPGEKYNVTLGDALHVLFVDLDNPHNPLYRAMEAQEASMKPPFPVWEPTLPISSRFASRGSCAEKRQSAERTEDLTKEGAQATEENEDAETETEEKTFMELTKRRPQRQLTYEMSLPVTTLNRLLGLPSRAELEERYTAFVLSDASVVIQKDAFVRGLPLSDCFFTRVRYRLTALNAAACASFSFERLREKLRRDGEEDQLEAEEEENEGKRGEECDGDTNEEQGGTEMPETQLDFEYEVVFVKSTFLQGKISSQGEAQVVEALAQFLQYSREALQAAVATDEERPDTGNTVDGKTPPESTRLCRPPVESSNALFACTTTAQVQTHRRLRALASWSAGSVFSVISFLFSRAKDARPAIWNTLLSFLLGVCSLSAVLGFARKLLPSTPFEGFLLVLVCMLYWRIVALETCLDEGL is encoded by the exons ATGGCGTCTTCTGTCACCTCTgttccgccttcttctgcctcttcgtcttcgccgtctgctCCCTGTTCGCCCTGTTCGTCGCCTTTGCGTTCCGGCGCGCAGAGCTCTTCGACGATTTGcgtcgagagcgagaagccgctggatccgctgctgcagcttctgGAGGAGCAGCGGGGGGCAACAAAGGCTCTTGAGCGTTTCTGCCAGGACGTTGTGGCTGCGGAGAACGATttgatgcatgcgttgtcgAAGGCGAAGGGCCTTGCGGCAGACAGCTGTGCGCctgcttgtctttctccagcTGACGCCCGGAAGCATCTCCAGGAGCTGCTCCTCCTCCATGGGAGCCAAAAGCAGGGGGGCTTCGctgcctgttctctctctcctccctcgccttcgtcttcgccatCGCTCGCTGCTTCCTGGACACACACCTGGGAGGGAAGTgcaacagcgagagaagaggatgGAGAGGCGCACCCAgaaggagggaaagaagaacaagaacgAGGGCAGGCAGTCGAGGCCGTTGTTTCGCCTGATTCTGTAGCCTCTGACGTGAAGCCAGAGAACGCAGACCCGACAGACGGGAGAGGCCAGGACTCTccacagggagagagaaagaactcgCCTTCTCCAACCCACGCTCCGTCTTCCCTGACATTGAGACCTGAGTTGACTCCAAGCGCGGAATCTCTCCCGAAAAGGCCTCACCTTGAACTTTCTGccggctcttctccctcgactgcccccgcctctgcagctcttcctccctcgccgtctgtctctgcgctcgagtctcctttccttgGCTTCTCCTCGTCACCCTCGCCCTCTGTACTCTCTTGCTCGCCTGTTTCTTTCGGCGCTTCTCCAGCAACTCTTGGGCCTGTCGCCTCCCCGCTCCGTGCATGCCTCGCCGGCCCCGCTTCGGCGTCCGAGGCCGTCTCGAGTTTGCAGGAGACATATGGGCCTTGTGAGGaagtcgtttctctcgtcggccgttccctcttcttcttcgtctgcgagCACCTCCAACACCACGCAGAGTTGCGAGCGTCGTTTGCGGCGCTCGCGAAAGCCGCGGCCCATCAGCAGACGTTCGTTCACTCGGAGAAGAGCCGACTCGACCAGCTGCTCCCGAAACTGACTTCCTCCTTCCGGCTcgcgcgcgagaggaagacgcgcgcCTTCTCACGGTACGAGAAGGCCGTCACCGAGGCCGAGGCAGCCGTCGTCTCCCGGGAGCGACTCAAGACGCAGAACCTGAACAGCGTCTGCTCTTCTGGCGCGGCCTCAGCCTCCGGCGCTCCTCCGTTCTGggctctctccgcctcgcaGACCCCTGGGGCGGGGGCGCCTTGCGGGACCGGGCAGGCCCCGGGGCGCGGCGGCGGAGCCGGTGCGCCTCCAGGGATAGAGGCCTTGGGCTCCAGCCTGCTCGCGGCGCCGCGGCCTGACGCCGGGAAGAGCCAGCGCGAGAAATCCGGACCCGGCGCCGTGTCACTTCTCCTcccgcagctgcagcgccaGAATCAGCGTGCGGACCAGCTGtttcaggtgtacgtacagtcCAGACGCGAGTACGGAGCCGCGAGCGTGGCGGCTGCGAAGGCCGCGACGTCTCTGCAGGCAGTGGTCGCGCACCTCTGGGCGGAGGAGCAGGAGTTTCTTGAGCGCGAGTTTTTACGCAAACAAAAGGCGACTTTGGTGGGCGTTTTCCGCACACTCGCGCGATTCGTCGActgcgaagaaaaagccGAGAGAGCACTCGAAAGCGGTCTTGCCGAGGCCCAGAAGGCGCTTCTCCCCGCCGTCACCCGCTGCCTCGTTGGAGACTCCGACGCGACGCGCTTCGCCTCGCGCATCTTTGTCATCGGTGATGCTCGCCAgcaggagggagagcgagaagaggggCGAGGACCAGAGGGACCAGCGTGCGAAAGGGAGGCTCGCATAGCTGAGCACAGCCATGGCGGAGGTTGGGAAGgccgagagggaagagacgtCGACAACGCGGCTagggaggtggagaagaaaggcgaatgGCATGCAGGCAAGTtggaaggaaagaacgcgTCTGCTTgtggcgaagaaggaacaggcgAGGTGGCGGTCGACGAGGCTCCGGCCTGTGGGACTCCCAGgcgagagcaggaagaggagacacgagggacagaaacgaggaagaagacgggagacagcgacggggCGAGGCCAGAGACTGAGCGGTGCCGGTCTGACGAGAGAACTGCAG gtGCGGAACTGTCGTCGGTGCTGGCGGACGCGCGGGATCTGTGTGGGCGCCTTCGCGCGAGCAATCGGCGTCTCCAGTCGATGCGGTCGCTGGTGCGTCTTCTGATCCAGTCCCTGTGTACGTACCAGAAAGCGCTTCTCGCTGCAGCGAGCTCTCTAGGCTCTTTCTCCGCTCCTGTGTCGGCGGGGCCTGACGCCTCGCTCGCCGCAAGTGTCTCCACGGGCCCAGGAGTCTCCGCGGGTGTGGGGCCTTCGCGGGGCGCGGAGCCGCTGCTCATGGCAGGGTGCTGCTGGCAACTTTTGCAGGCTTGTGTAGGCGAGGTATCGGAGGTTTGCGACACACTCCGGACTTGCGCCGGGGAGTATCTGTTGCGGCTTCTGGACGAGAGCGTGAGTCAACAGCAGAGCACGATCCGGAAGCTCGCCTCTGCCGAAGGAGATATGCTGCGTCTGCTCACTGCCTCGCGAGCTGCCAAGTTGGAGACGTTGAACAAGCTCGCGAAAGTCAAAGCAGTTCCAGGATCCGCGGCGCCTCCAGAAGAGGCTGGAAGACACTCCAGAAGGCGTATGGACTCAGAGAGTCCTCCCtgctccttcgctgtctcgagGACCTCGCCTGCCGCTCCAGAGGCGCCTTCCAGCTCGAAcactgtgtctccttttgccGCTTGTGGGAATGCCGCGGGCGGAGAGGTCGTCCTGGGCGGGGAGGGCGGCGTCGCTGTGCATGCCCCGCAGAGCGAGGCGCTCTCCGCTGCGTCTGCAGACGCGAGTTCCTCTCTGGAGCTGTTGCAGGCGTTAAGCGAGCGCTCCGCAGACCAAGAAGTGATCGCCGCAGGCCGTGTGAAGAAGCTGATGAAGACTGTCGTCGCGGGCGAGGCCCAGAGGTccagtctccttctcctccaggCGAAGGCGGTGCACCAGGCGAGCATCGAGGCGGTGTCTGTGGCGGCCGCTGAGTGCCGGGCGGCGAGTCAGCTCGCTGAGCGAGCGCATGAAAGACAAGCCTTCGTCCGGTGGCTGGCTGAGGTCTTCCCAGTCGCCGAGCGGAGTGTCTTGCGGGGCCTCGAGGGTCGGAGAAACAGCAACCGACGCGCAGCGAGGCGCGCAGAACGTAGGAGCAGCGCGtctcgcgaagaagacgacgtgAAGGCCAAGGCCTCGGGGGTGTGTAGACTAAGAAGCCCCAGGGAACTGAGAGGAGACTGCAAGCGCGCGCAACTGCCAAACACTGCTTTGGACGCGAGTCTCGACGGAGAGCGAaccacagacagagacacgggAACTCTCGAAAGAAACAAGCAAGCAGTGGCCAGCGAGGCGGAAACtagagaagaggaggcagttgAGGAGACGCTCGCAGAGACCGCGGGGGCGAGgcgcgagggagaggagacgccggcgGCCGAGAGCCTAGATTCCAAGGGCAAGTCTGCCCTAAACTCGTATGCATCCCTTTCGCTGCAGACGGCACCGAGTACGACGTCGCTGGCCGAGCAGAGACCTGCCGCGAGCGAGgttcctctctcggctgcCGAGGTCGCAGGTCGCAAGGAGCTGCGTGCCGACGGCTTATACTccgagaaacaggagacagagcgccAAGAGAACGAGCAGGCTCCAGCGTCTCCCGCCTCGCCGGGGGCCTCTTCCTTCGGCACCGAACAGCCGTCTGTGGAgcttgtgtcttcttcctccctgtaTCTCTCCTCAGGACCCTCTTCTCCCGGCAGAGTCAGACGCGAGGTGAGGccgggtgcatgcagacgcggcTCGCGTTCGCTGTCGGAGGaatccttcgccttctcgcctccttcctctctcccagAGTCCCCGGCGTCGTCGCTGCGGCGCGTGAGGACCCGCGGGGAGTTTCCGGGGAGTTTTCCgggcgacgagaagaagaaacagagacacaaagaacgcgaaagagaaacgcgacgccCGAACGAACTCGAGAGACCCCCCACAGTGCTCGTCGCTGCTGCCGAGCGGATGAAGCGCGTCGAGCAAGCCG CACTCTGGTGGCGGGAGGTTGTGCGACTatcgtctcctccgtctcctatctcttcgctttctcctgcgGTTTCTGGGAGCGCCGGATCGAGCGAGAGGGGGCGTCTCATCAGCTGCGTCAAGGGGAAGGAAgtctgcgagagagaaggcgctggCAAGTgcgagaagatgaagacggcTGAGGAGTACGAGAAAGAGCTGCCCGTTTCAGCTGTCATGGCACTGGAAGAGGGCACTGTCAAGCTG AAATGCGCGGCGGTGTGCGACTTTGACGGATCTGAATTTGACGCCCTGactgcctcctccttctcttcagtcGTGCGTCGAGACGAGGGAAGcagtcgtttcttctttcgacgTGGAGACATCCTCAGGGTCACAGTTCCTGTGGGCTCTCTCTGGGAAGGCCTCGACCCGCGCGGTGTCGCCGGTGTATTTCCTGCCAG CTGCGTGTTCGTCCCGGCAGACAGTGTGTGGGCGACTCGGCCAGCGATgcaagacaaagagaggGGTTCCCTGGAGAGACTCGTGCTcgacttcttttctgcgtcgcgGAGCTCGTCGAGTTCTTCCGCCTCGCCGCTCTTCCACCCTGCCTCAGCGGGGATACAAGACAGTTCGCCGAGACGAACCtcgaaagaagacgacccagacgacggagaaggccTCGCTGTGAGCgccagcgagagacaggcggcag cgctgcCTGGGCCGTCAGACACGCCGCGTCCGTGTGGGTCTACCAAGTCGGAGGAGCCTGCATGCGAACCAGCTGAGGAAGCCGTTGAGCCTCGGCGCTTGCCGTCGACTCgcgtcgcgcctctctgcttcgcgcctACGCGCCGCATCCAGCCTCACAGGAAAAGGCATGAGATCCGAAacgagagcgacagcggaCGAGACGTGAGTCCGCCGGACTCGCAGCGCGCGGAGGGGCAAGGAGAGAACccagagaacggagaagaaggagagacgaaggcacagggagaaggcgaggaagcgcgggaggaactggagacgcaggaggagatggagagtgagaggaaaacggaggaagacggggaagacgcgggagaagatGGCCAAGTGCGCATGCATTTCAGGAAAGGCtacagcgaaggcgacgcaacGTACAtcgaacaagagaagagacttcGCGCGACGCCTCTACCGGGCCTCGCTTCgggtgaagaaggcgaagacagagaactcACAGGACCGGGAGGCTCCAGGCag aTAAGCCGAGCGGAAAGTGCCGTGAGCTTCTGGTACCGAGAAGGCGTCGACGGACGCCCTACCGGAGACTCCACCGCAGCAGCGGCCGCTgccgtcgctgcttctctgagCAGCTACGACCGCCTCCAGCAAGAGGAGTTTCGTCAGAG ATTTGGGATAGCCGAGTTTGTGCTGCAGTCGTACAGCTGTGCACTGTCGAGGCGCATTCTGCTTCAG GGCAGGCTCTACGTGACGCAGAAtactctcgccttcttctccttcttcaacGAAACCACCATCTTTGGCCTCGAGACTGTCCTCGTCATCAAGATGCAAGACATCGTCGCCGTCAG AAAGAAAGTGAACGCGTTCTTTTTCGACAACTCCATCGAAATCGAGTTGACGGATGACCGTCGTCACTTCTTCGCAACCTTCATCAACCGGGACAAG GCTTTCGACTTCATCCTCGCTCTCTGGGAAATACACAAACGCATGGTCGAACATGGG AGTCGGCGCATGCTGGATTCTCCTCTCTACGAGGAGGAAAGGcctgaagaaaacgcgtctgAGCAGTCTCCGGCTTCGGAGAAGCAATCTCAGCAGTCCCGGCGGCGGCGGTTCGTCGCTGTCAAA gcCGACGCGGCTGCTCCCTTCCCCTCTGACTCCGCGGCGGCGGATCGGCTTATACTCGAGGTGAAAGaggcgctggagaagagggcgaagagagagagaggcgcagaggacgagagtTGCCAGGTCAGGGAAAACCAATGCAACGGAGTGAGCGACCaggaagaggcaggcgcaccagaagaaaaggcggaCTGTCCATCCTCGCATCTGAGAACTGTTGTCCCCGGAGAGAAGTACAACGTGACTCTAGGCGACGCCTTGCATGTACTCTTTGTCGACTTGGACAATCCACACAACCCTCTGTACCG AGCGATGGAGGCGCAGGAGGCGTCGATGAAGCCTCCCTTTCCAGTATGGGAACCCACGTTGCCGATTTCGTCGCGATTTGCCTCGCGCGGCTCTtgcgcagagaaacgccagaGTGCCGAGAGGACAGAGGACCTGACGAAGGAAGGCGCGCAGGCaacggaggagaacgaggacgcagagacagaaacggaggagaaaacgtTCATGGAGttgacgaagaggagacccCAGAGACAGCTGACCTACGAGATgagct TGCCGGTGACGACGCTGAATCGTCTGCTGGGTTTGCCGTCGCGGGCGGAGTTGGAGGAGCGGTACACGGCCTTTGTTCTCTCGGATGCGAGCGTGGTGATTCAGAAAGACGCCTTTGTGCGAGGCCTGCCTCTTTCCGATTGTTTTTTCACTCGCGTGCGATACCGGTTGACGGCGCTCAACGCCGCCGCAtgcgcttccttctccttcgaacgtctgagagaaaagctgaggcgagacggcgaggaggaTCAGCTcgaggccgaggaagaagagaacgaagggaagCGCGGAGAGGAGTGTGACGGAGACACGAACGAGGAACAAGGTGGAACAGAGATGCCGGAGACGCAGCTCGACTTCGAGTACGAGGTCGTTTTTGTCAAGAGCACTTTCCTCCAG GGAAAGATTTCTTCGCAAGGCGAAGCCCAAGTAGTCGAGGCTCTCGCCCAGTTCCTTCAGTACAGTCGAGAGGCGCTGCAGGCGGCAGTGGCGACCGACGAAGAGCGACCAGACACCGGAAACACGGTCGACGGCAAAACGCCTCCG GAGTCGACTCGCCTTTGTCGTCCTCCCGTGGAGAGCTCCAATGCGCTGTTTGCATGTACGACGACCGCGCAGGTGCAGACCCACCGTCGTCTGCGGGCTCTCGCTTCTTGGTCGGCAGGCTCTGTGTTTTCGGtcatttcttttcttttctctcgcgcaaAAGACGCACGCCCTGCCATTTGGAATACCCTTCtcagctttcttctcggcgtctGCAGCCTCTCTGCCGTCCTCGGATTCGCTAGGAAACTCCTCCCCTCTACACCATTTGAAG gttttctcctcgtcttggTCTGCATGCTTTACTGGAGGATTGTCGCACTCGAAACCTGTCTCGACGAGGGTCTTTGA